One part of the Terrimicrobium sacchariphilum genome encodes these proteins:
- a CDS encoding Lrp/AsnC family transcriptional regulator, translating into MIPIEHTDPVNTKILSVSEDKITGFVREPFQEIANRCDLPLDTVLERIRTMLAAGTIRRVRQTLLATNLAEGALVAWRVPESQLDAAFEDMFQNDPYTGHVVVRSTEANIPGKAFKLWTTLKVPAGYSLDAHCEILMRRTGADAYRLMPAKGIFALGVGHVRRSKIQPGDRCEGPAKMHKVETIKLTDHEWRILTVLKREFAPDEICEPAWTKRAAEAGVSLDEFFAVAESLAARKLVGRFSTFLEHVKPNQSGARVTRFNALFHWAVPPGREIEAGSEVGRHEVLTHCYWRDGGPEFNNVNIMAVAHGTDRERVLEHKAAIDRHLEEASIPVTYTNVFWGGRSEIKPSEISPIAYEEWLRKNSAPSLTNA; encoded by the coding sequence ATGATTCCCATCGAGCATACCGATCCCGTCAATACGAAGATTCTCTCCGTCTCCGAGGATAAAATCACGGGATTCGTCCGGGAACCTTTCCAGGAAATCGCCAATCGTTGCGACCTTCCTCTCGACACCGTATTGGAGCGCATTCGTACCATGCTGGCCGCCGGAACGATTCGCCGGGTCCGCCAGACCCTCCTCGCCACCAACCTCGCCGAAGGCGCGCTTGTGGCGTGGCGAGTACCTGAGAGTCAGCTCGACGCCGCATTTGAGGACATGTTCCAAAACGATCCCTACACGGGGCACGTCGTCGTTCGGTCCACTGAGGCGAACATTCCGGGCAAGGCGTTCAAACTTTGGACCACACTGAAGGTGCCGGCAGGGTATTCCCTCGATGCGCATTGCGAAATCCTGATGCGCCGCACGGGTGCGGATGCTTATCGCCTCATGCCAGCGAAGGGGATTTTCGCTCTCGGCGTCGGCCATGTCCGCCGCTCCAAGATCCAGCCCGGCGACCGCTGCGAAGGTCCCGCCAAGATGCACAAGGTCGAGACGATCAAGCTGACCGACCACGAGTGGCGCATCCTGACCGTCCTCAAAAGGGAATTCGCCCCGGACGAGATTTGCGAACCCGCCTGGACAAAACGCGCCGCCGAGGCAGGCGTGAGCCTTGACGAGTTCTTCGCCGTCGCAGAATCCCTCGCCGCGAGAAAGCTGGTGGGCCGGTTCTCCACCTTCCTGGAGCATGTCAAACCAAACCAGAGCGGAGCGCGGGTGACCCGCTTCAACGCGCTCTTTCATTGGGCTGTTCCCCCGGGCCGCGAGATCGAGGCTGGCAGCGAAGTCGGCCGCCATGAGGTCCTGACCCACTGCTACTGGCGCGATGGAGGTCCGGAATTCAATAATGTCAACATCATGGCCGTGGCCCACGGCACCGATCGCGAGCGCGTGCTCGAGCACAAGGCCGCGATCGATCGCCACCTCGAGGAGGCCAGCATCCCGGTTACCTATACCAATGTCTTTTGGGGAGGACGCAGCGAAATCAAACCCTCCGAGATCTCCCCTATCGCTTATGAGGAGTGGCTTCGCAAGAACTCCGCTCCGTCATTGACCAACGCCTGA
- a CDS encoding Na+/H+ antiporter, with protein MVEKIETLLLLLGLVGVLSVVAERLRFPFPILLVIAGLGIAFFPNLPLVKLDPELVLIIFLPPLIFSAAWNFPWEDFRANLIPIFALAIGLVLATMVGVGYAAHWIIPGMTLATGFVLGAIVSPPDAVAANSVLKNLRVPKRLSTILEGESLINDSSGLVAYQFAVVAVVTGSFSLSQAGGDFVWESLGGVAFGWVVGWVVAYVHRELSDSAVQVTLTILTPYIAYLPCEHFGCSGVLAVVTAGLHLGHHAWETLSPENRLQRETIWRFIDYLLNGIVFILIGLQFPAIWAGLAGDWNPVILILLGIGVSLVVIAIRFAWIFPLALLQRILFAEVRRQERLPWRELIAASWAGMRGVVSLAAAMALPETTATGEPFPFRHLILFLTFSVIFVTLVFQGLSLPWLMRKLKVEEEAETYLGEARARLAIMQWLVDQIERIIATKTDEAEKASLRLWRDNYAQRAHHLQIRIESPQLQTESIFDCDMTVFPELFQNIRLRLAEMRSRGEISEEMRKRIEYDFDLEDRRLHRLIGRYARSSAPKR; from the coding sequence ATGGTAGAGAAAATTGAGACGCTCCTCCTGCTCCTCGGCCTTGTCGGGGTGCTCTCGGTGGTTGCAGAGAGGTTGCGTTTTCCCTTTCCCATCCTGCTTGTCATCGCCGGTCTGGGTATCGCCTTCTTCCCCAATCTCCCGTTGGTGAAGCTCGATCCGGAGCTGGTGCTCATCATCTTTCTGCCACCCCTCATTTTCTCGGCGGCATGGAATTTCCCGTGGGAGGATTTTCGGGCGAATCTCATTCCCATCTTCGCCCTCGCGATCGGACTCGTCTTGGCCACGATGGTGGGGGTGGGGTATGCTGCGCACTGGATCATTCCGGGCATGACTCTGGCGACTGGATTCGTCCTCGGGGCGATTGTCTCACCACCGGATGCGGTCGCGGCCAATTCGGTGCTGAAGAATCTCCGGGTGCCCAAGCGTCTGTCGACGATCCTGGAAGGTGAAAGCCTGATCAATGACTCCAGCGGGCTGGTTGCCTATCAGTTCGCCGTGGTTGCGGTCGTGACAGGATCGTTTTCCCTGTCCCAGGCGGGCGGGGATTTTGTCTGGGAGTCTCTGGGAGGCGTGGCGTTTGGCTGGGTTGTGGGCTGGGTTGTTGCGTATGTCCATCGAGAGCTCTCGGATTCGGCTGTCCAGGTCACCTTGACCATTTTGACTCCCTACATCGCCTATCTGCCGTGCGAGCATTTTGGCTGCTCCGGCGTGCTGGCCGTCGTCACTGCGGGCCTGCACCTGGGACATCACGCCTGGGAAACTCTTTCACCGGAAAACCGACTCCAGCGGGAAACAATCTGGCGGTTCATTGACTACCTGCTCAATGGCATCGTTTTTATTCTTATCGGTCTCCAGTTTCCGGCAATCTGGGCGGGCCTGGCGGGCGATTGGAATCCCGTGATTCTCATCCTCCTGGGTATCGGAGTTTCCCTGGTCGTGATTGCGATCCGGTTTGCATGGATTTTTCCCCTCGCGCTTCTCCAGCGGATACTTTTTGCCGAGGTGCGCCGACAGGAGCGCTTGCCGTGGCGGGAGTTGATCGCGGCCTCCTGGGCCGGGATGCGGGGGGTGGTTTCCCTGGCCGCGGCGATGGCGCTGCCCGAGACCACGGCCACAGGGGAGCCGTTTCCCTTCCGGCATCTCATCCTTTTCCTGACCTTTTCGGTGATCTTTGTGACCCTGGTTTTTCAAGGTCTCTCCCTGCCTTGGTTGATGCGCAAGCTGAAGGTCGAGGAGGAGGCCGAGACTTATCTGGGTGAGGCCCGGGCCCGGCTCGCCATCATGCAGTGGCTGGTGGATCAGATCGAGCGGATCATCGCCACCAAGACCGACGAGGCGGAAAAGGCCTCACTGCGTCTATGGCGGGACAACTATGCGCAGCGGGCGCATCACCTGCAGATTCGCATCGAGTCTCCGCAGCTTCAGACGGAGAGCATATTCGATTGCGACATGACGGTTTTCCCGGAGTTGTTTCAGAATATCCGTCTCCGCCTTGCCGAGATGCGTTCCCGCGGAGAGATCTCCGAGGAGATGCGCAAAAGGATTGAGTATGATTTCGACCTGGAGGATCGGCGTCTCCACCGTCTCATCGGACGGTATGCCCGGTCCTCAGCTCCGAAGCGGTGA